The following coding sequences lie in one Xylocopa sonorina isolate GNS202 chromosome 7, iyXylSono1_principal, whole genome shotgun sequence genomic window:
- the LOC143425155 gene encoding uncharacterized protein LOC143425155 isoform X4, with protein sequence MDVIGDGDEQTLQAILGRSDFVGGIDNEALDFSQLEDFINSDSDQPATYFADTLAHNENGGGTATHGGRVEAGTGQQPPSRLPSPITQSHPVSSTCTSGTTTVPNGAAYKDPQSYVHPHALPESPPDSGSEPPYSPPGHNDTQHVHSPHQKVALQEMLLHHQGNQANYAPTLLPASPRALTTATDPMLLTHSVLTSHLGPATPNIQPQQQIGQTLVPLPHEHSPGNINTLYSSLQSAPKKRKLSQDGLVHVKQVQREPELGTVEHSCSSSSAVLDGDEVADNSYIDASYQCIRFHPFQQTSWHVLCDHNLKELPVPHYRVDADKGFNFSNSDDAFVCQKKNHFQITCHAQLQGEAIFVRTGEGLKKISSFQLHFYGVKVESPTQTIRVEQSQSDRSKKPFHPVTVELGGERVTKVTVGRLHFSETTSNNMRKKGKPNPDQRYFHLVVGLHAHTADQASYQVVAHASERIIVRASNPGQFESEGSGVGAEGGWQKGAAPDSLYHVGRVGINTDRPDEALVVHGNMKVTGHIVQPSDARAKQNVQEVDTREQLRNVQQLRVVRYRYAPEFAQHSGLGIKQQEDTGVIAQEVQQILPEAVLPAGDIVLPNGQRIENFLVVNKERIFMENVGAVKELCKVTDSLETRIDQLERINKRLAKLKRGDSLKSSISTISSISSNKYSSSINSKTTVQGKGKKGEREDELLCSNKFIQIIIVILILIMAFCLVAMATLYFLEYQKRSSLEWSAVAGNGMLAIRPADPSTVSSTPNYDPRYNSLLDSTLSSLYTKHGSHSRGLDSSLSVKSNAFSTQTPHTKQQLYSQEMWYPISHSGPQPKLEKNSEIPGNWLSRNGAGAIPSNVDENDQGSEVDSSLSKGLIPLGRPTNCPRHFTGFANPCQVFCCIPKIPQFEDSEPDHPPEKKSISDHIEQPLSVHEEKRKISKSFQNGISPSDPSTQTLVKENNYKYLHKRTRRDTSGGDWAEVASNAAGSLPPEPKPQLWIVAENFNASLDQKYCFASSQDAPNNITCTIPLSKHMPDVQLTLHFIGMPWYGLVQQCSSPTNPGVDESPLCGPKYTMQQQAQLKIDIENNNQRGDQSFPLDVAHYFRRTLRFRVPTVQPQENICKNKHGVDYLEYTLHFYRDCDE encoded by the exons GTCGGAGCGATTTCGTCGGAGGCATAGACAACGAGGCCTTGGACTTCTCGCAGTTGGAAGATTTTATCAACAGCGACAGTGATCAACCCGCCAC ATATTTCGCGGACACCCTCGCGCACAATGAGAACGGGGGTGGAACAGCGACGCACGGTGGCAGGGTGGAGGCGGGGACCGGTCAACAGCCACCGTCTCGATTGCCATCGCCGATTACCCAAAGTCATCCTGTGTCGAGTACGTGCACGTCCGGTACCACCACCGTGCCGAATGGCGCCGCATACAAGGATCCGCAATCGTACGTTCACCC ACATGCACTACCAGAAAGCCCACCGGACAGTGGCAGCGAACCACCCTATTCGCCGCCAGGTCACAACGACACCCAACACGTACATTCGCCAC ATCAAAAGGTAGCTCTTCAAGAAATGCTTCTTCATCACCAAGGAAATCAAGCAAACTACGCGCCAACTTTACTACCAGCATCGCCAAGGGCGTTAACGACAGCCACGGACCCCATGCTGTTGACTCACTCGGTGCTGACGTCTCATCTTGGGCCAGCAACCCCCAACATTCAACCCCAACAGCAGATAGGTCAGACTCTGGTGCCTCTGCCGCACGAGCACAGTCCTGGTAACATCAACACGTTGTACTCCTCCCTTCAATCGGCCCCCAAGAAGAGAAAATTGAGCCAGGACGGTCTTGTCCATGTGAAGCAGGTGCAACGA GAACCAGAATTGGGCACGGTCGAGCACAgttgcagcagcagcagcgcgGTCCTCGACGGCGACGAGGTGGCGGATAACAGCTACATCGACGCCAGTTACCAGTGCATCCGGTTCCACCCGTTTCAGCAGACCTCCTGGCACGTCCTCTGCGATCACAATCTGAAGGAACTTCCAGTGCCCCATTATCGCGTCGACGCTGACAAGGGGTTCAATTTCAGTAACTCCGACGACGCGTTCGTTTGCCAGAAGAAGAATCATTTTCAG ATTACTTGTCACGCTCAGCTCCAAGGTGAGGCTATATTCGTCCGAACTGGTGAAGGTTTGAAAAAGATAAGTAGCTTCCAGTTGCACTTTTACGGCGTCAAAGTCGAGTCCCCGACGCAAACGATCAGAGTCGAGCAGAGCCAGAGCGACAGGAGTAAGAAACCGTTTCATCCGGTGAC GGTGGAACTAGGCGGCGAGCGGGTTACGAAGGTAACCGTTGGCCGTCTTCACTTCAGCGAGACGACCAGCAACAATATGCGTAAGAAAGGGAAACCGAATCCGGATCAACGATATTTCCATTTAGTCGTCGGCCTGCACGCTCACACCGCCGACCAAGCCAGCTATCAAGTGGTGGCTCATGCGTCAGAGAGAATCATCGTCAGG GCAAGTAACCCAGGACAATTCGAGTCAGAAGGCAGCGGCGTGGGTGCAGAGGGTGGTTGGCAAAAAGGAGCAGCACCCGACAGCCTCTACCATGTTGGACGAGTTGGAATTAACACGGACAGGCCAGACGAGGCTCTCGTCGTTCATGGCAATATGAAG GTAACTGGCCACATCGTCCAACCCAGCGACGCTCGAGCGAAACAAAACGTGCAGGAAGTGGACACACGCGAGCAGCTGCGAAACGTGCAACAATTAAGAGTGGTCCGTTATAGATACGCGCCGGAATTCGCGCAGCATTCTGGTCTGGGCATTAAGCAGCAAGAAGACACTGGAGTCATAGCGCAGGAAGTGCAGCAGATACTGCCGGAAGCTGTGCTACCAGCAGGGGACATTGTCCTTCCAAATGGCCAGAGGATCGAGAACTTCCTTGTAGTTAACAAGGAGAGGATATTTATGGAGAACGTTGGCGCTGTCAAAGAACTGTGCaaa GTGACGGACAGTTTAGAGACTCGCATAGACCAACTGGAGCGAATAAACAAACGGCTGGCGAAGCTGAAACGGGGCGACAGCCTGAAAAGTTCGATTAGTACAATCTCTAGCATATCAAGTAACAAATACTCATCCTCGATTAATAGTAAGACTACTGTTCAAGGAAAAGGGAAGAAGGGCGAGAGGGAGGACGAGCTGCTTTGCAGCAACAAGTTCATCCAGATTATCATCGTTATACTTATCCTTATCATGGCGTTTTG CTTAGTCGCAATGGCGACGTTATACTTCTTAGAATATCAAAAACGTAGCAGCTTAGAATGGTCAGCGGTGGCTGGCAATGGAATGTTGGCAATCAGACCAGCCGACCCGTCCACGGTCTCGAGTACACCCAATTACGATCCTCGGTACAACTCGTTGTTGGACAGCACGTTGTCGTCCTTGTACACGAAGCACGGATCGCACAGCAGAGGTCTGGACAGCAGTTTGTCTGTGAAGAGCAACGCGTTTTCCACACAGACGCCTCACACGAAACAGCAGCTTTATTCGCAAGAAATGTGGTATCCCATTAGTCATTCGGGGCCGCAACCAAAGCTAGAGAAGAACAG CGAGATCCCTGGTAACTGGTTGAGCAGAAATGGTGCCGGTGCTATCCCCAGTAACGTGGACGAGAACGATCAAGGATCAGAAGTGGACTCGTCCTTAAGCAAAGGCTTGATTCCATTGGGCAGACCTACCAATTGTCCCAGACACTTTACTGGATTTGCGAATCCGTGTCAG GTATTCTGTTGTATACCGAAGATTCCTCAGTTTGAAGACTCCGAGCCTGACCATCCACCAGAAAAGAAGTCGATCT CAGATCACATAGAGCAGCCATTAAGCGTGCACGAGGAGAAACGCAAAATAAGCAAAAGCTTTCAGAACGGTATCAGCCCATCCGATCCAAGCACTCAAACGCTCGTTAAAGAG AATAATTACAAGTATCTGCATAAGAGGACAAGAAGAGATACTAGCGGTGGAGACTGGGCGGAAGTAGCTAGCAACGCAGCAGGATCATTACCACCAGAGCCTAAGCCACAGTTGTGGATAGTAGCTGAGAACTTTAACGCTTCCCTCGATCAAAAGTATTGCTTTGCGTCCTCGCAGGACGCTCCGAATAACATTACTTGCACCATTCCTCTGTCGAAGCACATGCCAGACGTTCAGCTCACGTTACATTTCAT TGGAATGCCTTGGTACGGTCTGGTGCAGCAGTGCTCGTCGCCAACAAATCCTGGCGTCGACGAGTCTCCGCTGTGCGGCCCGAAATACACGATGCAGCAACAAGCTCAACTGAAAATTGATATCGAGAATAACAATCAAAGGGGCGACCAATCGTTTCCCCTCGATGTTGCTCACTATTTCAGGAGAACGTTAAGGTTTCGCGTGCCTACTGTACAGCCGCAAGAG AATATTTGTAAGAATAAACACGGTGTCGATTACTTGGAGTACACGTTGCACTTTTATCGAGACTGCGACGAATAA
- the LOC143425155 gene encoding uncharacterized protein LOC143425155 isoform X1, with protein MDVIGDGDEQTLQAILGRSDFVGGIDNEALDFSQLEDFINSDSDQPATYFADTLAHNENGGGTATHGGRVEAGTGQQPPSRLPSPITQSHPVSSTCTSGTTTVPNGAAYKDPQSYVHPHALPESPPDSGSEPPYSPPGHNDTQHVHSPHQKVALQEMLLHHQGNQANYAPTLLPASPRALTTATDPMLLTHSVLTSHLGPATPNIQPQQQIGQTLVPLPHEHSPGNINTLYSSLQSAPKKRKLSQDGLVHVKQVQREPELGTVEHSCSSSSAVLDGDEVADNSYIDASYQCIRFHPFQQTSWHVLCDHNLKELPVPHYRVDADKGFNFSNSDDAFVCQKKNHFQITCHAQLQGEAIFVRTGEGLKKISSFQLHFYGVKVESPTQTIRVEQSQSDRSKKPFHPVTAGFRVELGGERVTKVTVGRLHFSETTSNNMRKKGKPNPDQRYFHLVVGLHAHTADQASYQVVAHASERIIVRASNPGQFESEGSGVGAEGGWQKGAAPDSLYHVGRVGINTDRPDEALVVHGNMKVTGHIVQPSDARAKQNVQEVDTREQLRNVQQLRVVRYRYAPEFAQHSGLGIKQQEDTGVIAQEVQQILPEAVLPAGDIVLPNGQRIENFLVVNKERIFMENVGAVKELCKVTDSLETRIDQLERINKRLAKLKRGDSLKSSISTISSISSNKYSSSINSKTTVQGKGKKGEREDELLCSNKFIQIIIVILILIMAFCLVAMATLYFLEYQKRSSLEWSAVAGNGMLAIRPADPSTVSSTPNYDPRYNSLLDSTLSSLYTKHGSHSRGLDSSLSVKSNAFSTQTPHTKQQLYSQEMWYPISHSGPQPKLEKNSEIPGNWLSRNGAGAIPSNVDENDQGSEVDSSLSKGLIPLGRPTNCPRHFTGFANPCQVFCCIPKIPQFEDSEPDHPPEKKSISDHIEQPLSVHEEKRKISKSFQNGISPSDPSTQTLVKENNYKYLHKRTRRDTSGGDWAEVASNAAGSLPPEPKPQLWIVAENFNASLDQKYCFASSQDAPNNITCTIPLSKHMPDVQLTLHFIGMPWYGLVQQCSSPTNPGVDESPLCGPKYTMQQQAQLKIDIENNNQRGDQSFPLDVAHYFRRTLRFRVPTVQPQENICKNKHGVDYLEYTLHFYRDCDE; from the exons GTCGGAGCGATTTCGTCGGAGGCATAGACAACGAGGCCTTGGACTTCTCGCAGTTGGAAGATTTTATCAACAGCGACAGTGATCAACCCGCCAC ATATTTCGCGGACACCCTCGCGCACAATGAGAACGGGGGTGGAACAGCGACGCACGGTGGCAGGGTGGAGGCGGGGACCGGTCAACAGCCACCGTCTCGATTGCCATCGCCGATTACCCAAAGTCATCCTGTGTCGAGTACGTGCACGTCCGGTACCACCACCGTGCCGAATGGCGCCGCATACAAGGATCCGCAATCGTACGTTCACCC ACATGCACTACCAGAAAGCCCACCGGACAGTGGCAGCGAACCACCCTATTCGCCGCCAGGTCACAACGACACCCAACACGTACATTCGCCAC ATCAAAAGGTAGCTCTTCAAGAAATGCTTCTTCATCACCAAGGAAATCAAGCAAACTACGCGCCAACTTTACTACCAGCATCGCCAAGGGCGTTAACGACAGCCACGGACCCCATGCTGTTGACTCACTCGGTGCTGACGTCTCATCTTGGGCCAGCAACCCCCAACATTCAACCCCAACAGCAGATAGGTCAGACTCTGGTGCCTCTGCCGCACGAGCACAGTCCTGGTAACATCAACACGTTGTACTCCTCCCTTCAATCGGCCCCCAAGAAGAGAAAATTGAGCCAGGACGGTCTTGTCCATGTGAAGCAGGTGCAACGA GAACCAGAATTGGGCACGGTCGAGCACAgttgcagcagcagcagcgcgGTCCTCGACGGCGACGAGGTGGCGGATAACAGCTACATCGACGCCAGTTACCAGTGCATCCGGTTCCACCCGTTTCAGCAGACCTCCTGGCACGTCCTCTGCGATCACAATCTGAAGGAACTTCCAGTGCCCCATTATCGCGTCGACGCTGACAAGGGGTTCAATTTCAGTAACTCCGACGACGCGTTCGTTTGCCAGAAGAAGAATCATTTTCAG ATTACTTGTCACGCTCAGCTCCAAGGTGAGGCTATATTCGTCCGAACTGGTGAAGGTTTGAAAAAGATAAGTAGCTTCCAGTTGCACTTTTACGGCGTCAAAGTCGAGTCCCCGACGCAAACGATCAGAGTCGAGCAGAGCCAGAGCGACAGGAGTAAGAAACCGTTTCATCCGGTGAC AGCTGGTTTCAGGGTGGAACTAGGCGGCGAGCGGGTTACGAAGGTAACCGTTGGCCGTCTTCACTTCAGCGAGACGACCAGCAACAATATGCGTAAGAAAGGGAAACCGAATCCGGATCAACGATATTTCCATTTAGTCGTCGGCCTGCACGCTCACACCGCCGACCAAGCCAGCTATCAAGTGGTGGCTCATGCGTCAGAGAGAATCATCGTCAGG GCAAGTAACCCAGGACAATTCGAGTCAGAAGGCAGCGGCGTGGGTGCAGAGGGTGGTTGGCAAAAAGGAGCAGCACCCGACAGCCTCTACCATGTTGGACGAGTTGGAATTAACACGGACAGGCCAGACGAGGCTCTCGTCGTTCATGGCAATATGAAG GTAACTGGCCACATCGTCCAACCCAGCGACGCTCGAGCGAAACAAAACGTGCAGGAAGTGGACACACGCGAGCAGCTGCGAAACGTGCAACAATTAAGAGTGGTCCGTTATAGATACGCGCCGGAATTCGCGCAGCATTCTGGTCTGGGCATTAAGCAGCAAGAAGACACTGGAGTCATAGCGCAGGAAGTGCAGCAGATACTGCCGGAAGCTGTGCTACCAGCAGGGGACATTGTCCTTCCAAATGGCCAGAGGATCGAGAACTTCCTTGTAGTTAACAAGGAGAGGATATTTATGGAGAACGTTGGCGCTGTCAAAGAACTGTGCaaa GTGACGGACAGTTTAGAGACTCGCATAGACCAACTGGAGCGAATAAACAAACGGCTGGCGAAGCTGAAACGGGGCGACAGCCTGAAAAGTTCGATTAGTACAATCTCTAGCATATCAAGTAACAAATACTCATCCTCGATTAATAGTAAGACTACTGTTCAAGGAAAAGGGAAGAAGGGCGAGAGGGAGGACGAGCTGCTTTGCAGCAACAAGTTCATCCAGATTATCATCGTTATACTTATCCTTATCATGGCGTTTTG CTTAGTCGCAATGGCGACGTTATACTTCTTAGAATATCAAAAACGTAGCAGCTTAGAATGGTCAGCGGTGGCTGGCAATGGAATGTTGGCAATCAGACCAGCCGACCCGTCCACGGTCTCGAGTACACCCAATTACGATCCTCGGTACAACTCGTTGTTGGACAGCACGTTGTCGTCCTTGTACACGAAGCACGGATCGCACAGCAGAGGTCTGGACAGCAGTTTGTCTGTGAAGAGCAACGCGTTTTCCACACAGACGCCTCACACGAAACAGCAGCTTTATTCGCAAGAAATGTGGTATCCCATTAGTCATTCGGGGCCGCAACCAAAGCTAGAGAAGAACAG CGAGATCCCTGGTAACTGGTTGAGCAGAAATGGTGCCGGTGCTATCCCCAGTAACGTGGACGAGAACGATCAAGGATCAGAAGTGGACTCGTCCTTAAGCAAAGGCTTGATTCCATTGGGCAGACCTACCAATTGTCCCAGACACTTTACTGGATTTGCGAATCCGTGTCAG GTATTCTGTTGTATACCGAAGATTCCTCAGTTTGAAGACTCCGAGCCTGACCATCCACCAGAAAAGAAGTCGATCT CAGATCACATAGAGCAGCCATTAAGCGTGCACGAGGAGAAACGCAAAATAAGCAAAAGCTTTCAGAACGGTATCAGCCCATCCGATCCAAGCACTCAAACGCTCGTTAAAGAG AATAATTACAAGTATCTGCATAAGAGGACAAGAAGAGATACTAGCGGTGGAGACTGGGCGGAAGTAGCTAGCAACGCAGCAGGATCATTACCACCAGAGCCTAAGCCACAGTTGTGGATAGTAGCTGAGAACTTTAACGCTTCCCTCGATCAAAAGTATTGCTTTGCGTCCTCGCAGGACGCTCCGAATAACATTACTTGCACCATTCCTCTGTCGAAGCACATGCCAGACGTTCAGCTCACGTTACATTTCAT TGGAATGCCTTGGTACGGTCTGGTGCAGCAGTGCTCGTCGCCAACAAATCCTGGCGTCGACGAGTCTCCGCTGTGCGGCCCGAAATACACGATGCAGCAACAAGCTCAACTGAAAATTGATATCGAGAATAACAATCAAAGGGGCGACCAATCGTTTCCCCTCGATGTTGCTCACTATTTCAGGAGAACGTTAAGGTTTCGCGTGCCTACTGTACAGCCGCAAGAG AATATTTGTAAGAATAAACACGGTGTCGATTACTTGGAGTACACGTTGCACTTTTATCGAGACTGCGACGAATAA